A genomic window from Sphingobacterium spiritivorum includes:
- a CDS encoding single-stranded DNA-binding protein, giving the protein MSGINKVILVGHLGKDPEIRYLEGNVSVASFPLATSETFNKDGRKVEQTEWHNIVMWRGLADVAAKYLNKGRLVYIEGRLRTRTYEDKEGIRRYTTEVVAENFTLLGRKSDFEQPAQGGTTAASADKAVENKEQQVDFKELDDDNDGLPF; this is encoded by the coding sequence ATGTCAGGCATTAACAAAGTTATCTTGGTTGGGCATTTGGGCAAGGACCCTGAAATCCGTTACTTAGAAGGCAACGTCAGCGTTGCCAGTTTCCCGTTAGCAACTTCAGAAACATTCAACAAAGATGGTCGAAAAGTAGAACAAACAGAATGGCACAATATCGTGATGTGGAGAGGCCTGGCCGATGTTGCAGCCAAATATTTGAACAAAGGGCGTCTGGTATACATTGAAGGACGTCTCAGAACGCGGACTTATGAAGATAAGGAGGGGATTCGCAGATACACTACAGAAGTAGTAGCTGAGAACTTTACTTTACTAGGTCGTAAATCTGATTTTGAACAACCAGCTCAGGGTGGAACCACTGCTGCGTCGGCAGATAAAGCAGTAGAAAATAAAGAGCAGCAGGTTGACTTTAAAGAGTTAGATGATGACAATGACGGACTACCGTTTTAA